From one Conexibacter woesei Iso977N genomic stretch:
- a CDS encoding YhjD/YihY/BrkB family envelope integrity protein, with amino-acid sequence MRRPHPRRWSFGDMLTWGRGLVARLISLEILDRALVIGAQAFGALIPLLIVIAGTGATDEQSFADTLIDRFDLTGSTADSVKQAFGNGTGGASLTTLGVVIVIFSSLSFTRAVQRTFELTWELPKRGFRSTGWNLAWVAAFAAYLTIFPVVRGWFHGWPYNVISLCGTFLLWSITPYLLLARRVRWKRLVPQAALTAFGMTLLSAGLLIYMPRALSSASSQFGAIGIAFTLLTMLWALGFVLVTAAAVGAYIANTTWLGSSGSVTQPSSSKSPARAS; translated from the coding sequence ATGAGGCGGCCGCATCCGCGCCGCTGGTCCTTCGGCGACATGCTGACGTGGGGTCGCGGGCTCGTCGCGCGCCTGATCTCGCTGGAGATCCTCGACCGCGCGCTGGTCATCGGCGCGCAGGCCTTCGGCGCGCTGATCCCGCTGCTGATCGTGATCGCCGGCACCGGCGCGACCGACGAGCAGTCGTTCGCCGACACGCTGATCGACCGCTTCGACCTCACCGGCAGCACGGCCGACTCGGTCAAGCAGGCGTTCGGCAACGGCACCGGCGGCGCGTCGCTGACGACGCTCGGCGTGGTGATCGTGATCTTCTCGTCGCTGTCGTTCACCCGCGCGGTGCAGCGCACGTTCGAGCTGACCTGGGAGCTGCCCAAGCGCGGCTTCCGCTCGACCGGCTGGAACCTCGCCTGGGTCGCCGCGTTCGCGGCCTACCTCACGATCTTCCCGGTCGTGCGCGGCTGGTTCCACGGCTGGCCCTACAACGTGATCTCGCTGTGCGGGACGTTCCTGCTGTGGTCGATCACGCCCTACCTGCTGCTCGCCCGCCGCGTCCGCTGGAAGCGGCTGGTGCCGCAGGCCGCGCTGACCGCCTTCGGCATGACGCTGCTGTCCGCCGGGCTGCTGATCTACATGCCGCGCGCGCTGTCGTCGGCCAGCTCGCAGTTCGGGGCGATCGGCATCGCGTTCACCCTGCTGACGATGCTCTGGGCGCTGGGCTTCGTGCTCGTCACCGCCGCGGCCGTCGGCGCCTACATCGCCAACACCACATGGCTCGGATCGTCTGGCTCGGTCACGCAACCGTCCTCGTCGAAGTCGCCGGCGCGCGCGTCCTGA
- a CDS encoding phage holin family protein — translation MPGGLGPRTLFTLLIAAAALLVLGPVIPGYSVESFGDAVILAVIAGLLNAVVWPAVVRFALPLTVLTLGGFVLVMNAAVLLLAAAIAPGVHIDDVWTGIVVAICATLITTVMATVLSIDDDERFASHLALRRRRAADRSEVPGLLLLEIDGLAHDVLQRALRDGNAPTLQRWVDDGSHHLVRWETDWSSQTGACQAGILHGSNEDMPAFRWWEKERGAPIVTNHPRDAAELERRVSDGRGLLFSDGASRANILSGDAPHSLLTMSTVLDVRRGRLGQDYFTYFSSPYNVARTLLLTFYDVGAELLYAAQQRRRDVRPRVHRGFSYAVMRAYATAVQLDLQVESVIGDLEAGRPVIYTTFLAYDEVAHHSGIERADTLAVLRRVDRRIRRLAAAAEARGARPYRVAVLSDHGQTQGATFRDRYGETLEALVQRACGIADEAVAAEASGEDEAAGRLGAALTEAGTGDSAGARAVRIATRAHRTEGGEVRVSQKHPEEEAPAAGEQLPEVSVMASGNLGLITFPRLDGRATRATIEREYPNLIAALRDHAGIGFVVVRDDAGHDVVLGAEGTHDLATGHVDGVDPLAPYGPRAARHVARTAAFPHCPDILVNSAFWEQTAEVAAFEELVGSHGGLGGGQAHPFLLAPATLPLPSEEIVGAAAVHHVLRGWMVDLGHAEYATPAAPDPIPEPVP, via the coding sequence ATGCCCGGCGGCCTCGGACCACGGACGCTGTTCACGCTGCTGATCGCGGCTGCGGCGCTGCTCGTCCTCGGCCCGGTGATCCCGGGCTACAGCGTCGAGTCGTTCGGCGACGCCGTGATCCTGGCGGTCATCGCCGGGCTGCTGAACGCCGTGGTGTGGCCCGCGGTCGTGCGCTTCGCGCTGCCGCTGACGGTCCTGACGCTCGGCGGCTTCGTGCTCGTCATGAACGCCGCGGTGCTGCTGCTGGCCGCGGCGATCGCCCCGGGCGTGCACATCGACGACGTCTGGACCGGGATCGTCGTCGCGATCTGCGCGACGCTGATCACGACGGTGATGGCGACCGTCCTGTCGATCGACGACGACGAGCGCTTCGCCTCGCACCTCGCGCTCAGGCGCCGCAGGGCGGCCGATCGCTCCGAGGTCCCGGGCCTGCTGCTGCTGGAGATCGACGGCCTCGCCCACGACGTCCTGCAGCGCGCGCTGCGCGACGGCAACGCGCCGACCCTGCAGCGCTGGGTCGACGACGGCAGCCACCACCTCGTCCGCTGGGAGACCGACTGGTCCTCGCAGACCGGCGCCTGCCAGGCCGGGATCCTGCACGGCAGCAACGAGGACATGCCCGCGTTCCGGTGGTGGGAGAAGGAGCGCGGCGCGCCGATCGTCACCAACCACCCGCGCGACGCCGCCGAGCTGGAGCGCCGCGTCTCCGACGGCCGCGGGCTGCTGTTCAGCGACGGCGCCAGCCGCGCGAACATCCTCAGCGGCGACGCGCCGCACTCGCTGCTGACGATGAGCACGGTCCTCGACGTCCGCCGCGGGAGGCTGGGCCAGGACTACTTCACCTACTTCTCCAGCCCCTACAACGTGGCCCGCACGCTGCTGCTGACGTTCTACGACGTCGGCGCCGAGCTGCTCTACGCCGCCCAGCAGCGCCGCCGCGACGTCAGGCCGCGCGTCCATCGCGGGTTCTCCTACGCGGTCATGCGCGCCTACGCGACCGCGGTCCAGCTCGACCTCCAGGTCGAGTCGGTGATCGGCGACCTCGAGGCCGGGCGGCCCGTGATCTACACGACGTTCCTGGCCTACGACGAGGTCGCCCACCACTCGGGGATCGAACGTGCCGACACGCTGGCGGTCCTGCGCCGCGTCGACCGCCGGATCCGGCGCCTGGCCGCCGCGGCCGAGGCGCGCGGCGCGCGGCCCTACCGCGTGGCAGTCCTCAGCGATCACGGCCAGACCCAGGGCGCGACGTTCCGCGACCGCTACGGCGAGACGCTCGAGGCGCTGGTCCAGCGCGCGTGCGGGATCGCCGACGAGGCGGTCGCCGCCGAGGCCTCGGGCGAGGACGAGGCCGCCGGCCGCCTCGGCGCGGCGCTGACCGAGGCCGGGACCGGCGACTCGGCGGGCGCCCGCGCCGTCCGGATCGCCACCCGCGCGCACCGCACCGAGGGCGGCGAGGTGCGCGTCTCCCAGAAGCACCCGGAGGAGGAGGCGCCGGCCGCCGGCGAGCAGCTCCCGGAGGTCTCGGTGATGGCCTCGGGCAACCTCGGGCTGATCACGTTCCCGCGCCTGGACGGCCGCGCGACGCGCGCGACGATCGAGCGCGAGTACCCCAACCTGATCGCCGCGCTGCGCGACCATGCCGGGATCGGCTTCGTCGTCGTCCGCGACGACGCGGGCCACGACGTCGTCCTCGGCGCCGAGGGCACGCACGACCTCGCGACCGGCCACGTCGACGGCGTCGACCCGCTCGCCCCCTACGGCCCCCGCGCGGCGCGGCACGTCGCGCGCACCGCCGCGTTCCCGCACTGCCCCGACATCTTGGTCAACTCCGCCTTCTGGGAGCAGACCGCCGAGGTCGCCGCGTTCGAGGAGCTCGTCGGCTCCCACGGCGGCCTGGGCGGCGGCCAGGCCCACCCGTTCCTGCTGGCCCCCGCGACGCTGCCGCTCCCGTCCGAGGAGATCGTCGGCGCCGCCGCCGTCCACCACGTGCTGCGCGGCTGGATGGTCGACCTCGGCCACGCGGAGTACGCCACGCCCGCCGCCCCCGACCCGATCCCGGAGCCCGTCCCATGA